The nucleotide window TGGGAAATCAGGTGATCCAAAACGTTTGGGTGTGAAAGGGGAATCTAACCCTTCTGTTTTTTACCGTTTGTTTGATCCTTATGATGCCAAAGATAAATCGATTGTGATTGTTGGCGGAGGTGATAGTGCAGTCGAAGCAGCCATCGCCTGCTCTCATTATGCGAAAGAAGTAAACCTGGTCCACCGCGGAAAGGAATTCCAAAGACCCAAAGAAGAAAATGTAATAAGTTTGGAGAAAAAAGTTCAGGAAGGAAAAATTAAACTTCTTTTAGAAACAGAAGTCACGGAGATTTCAGAACAGAATGTTTTTGTAAAAACTCAGCAATCATCAGTCAAACTCAAATCAGATTTAGTCTATGTTTTGATCGGAACAACTCCACCGATTTCTTTTTTAAAGAAAATAGGAATCAAAATTCAAAATGAAAAATCAATTTTGGATTGGGTGGGTTTCTCTGCTCTTTTTTCATTTGCTGGCCTTGCTTATTTCGGAAAGGCATCTTTTTATGGCCCGGGATGGTTTTCGCCACTAGCAACGGCTTTTCTTTCTGTATCAGTTCTTTCATTGTTTTTGTTTGGTTATTTGAAATGGAATCAAGGGATAGGGACATTACGGCCATGGGTTTTAATCAGAAATACTTATCTTCTTCTGGCATTCAGCTATTTTCTGTTTGTTTATTTGGGAGCAACATACTTTGGTTATACGATTTTCAGTAAATATCCTTCCTTCCACTATACACTGTTATACTCGTTAACTATTTTGGTATTTGGTATCCGAAGGATTATGGTTCGGAAAACGGATTACATTTTTTACCAAACTCTTAGTTTGATTTTTATACAAATTTTCTTTTTGTTTTTGTTGCCCGAGTTGGTTTTGCCTGCACTTGGAGATTTGGGTTATTTAGGAAATCCTGATGGCTACATCCGAACAGAAATTTTTCCTAACGATGCTTATTGGAAAGCATATGGATTTATTTTGGCTTGGCCCCTCAGTATGGGTGTATTATATGATGGTGGAATCACCAACTTTTGGTTAGGTTATGGGCTATTTTTTAGTTTTGGATTTATCCCTTTTTTAGTTTATCGATATGGAAAGGGCGCATATTGTGGTTGGATTTGTTCTTGCGGTGGCCTTGCGGAAACATTAGGGGATGAACATAGACAAAAGATGCCACATGGAAAATGGGCCTATCGGTTAGAACATTCTGGGCAATACATTCTATTTGCCGCTTTTTTACTTACGGCTCTAAAACTCATTGGAGTGTATGGTAAATTAATTGATCCTAGTTTGGAGATTAGTGAATCCATTGCTGATTCAGTAAAATGGATTTATGACATAGTTGTCGACATTGGACTTGCTGGTGTAGTGGGGGTTGGATTTTACTTTCTTTTTTCTGGAAGGATCTGGTGCCGTATGTTCTGTCCTCTGGCTTCACTAATGCATATTTATGCGAAGTTCAGTAGATTCAGAATCTTCTCTGAGAAAAAAAGATGTATCTCTTGTAATATTTGTACAAAAAATTGCCACCAAGGAATCGATGTTATGGGATATGCCAGCCGGGGAATTCCTATGGA belongs to Leptospira terpstrae serovar Hualin str. LT 11-33 = ATCC 700639 and includes:
- a CDS encoding NAD(P)-binding domain-containing protein, with translation MWPSSYFRWLTKSVPAGPVEIYPELSDSYETNLPNVFIIGDLTGVPLLKLAAESGVNVWKHIREKKTDCLDAVIIGSGPAGLSCAYEASRLGKKYVLLEANLPFQTLQSYPKQKPIFAEPKNIETRSKIKILDTTKEELLESLNELIKKEPIEIQTGKRVSSIRYNGFVYTVSTETGDSFLTNSVVIAIGKSGDPKRLGVKGESNPSVFYRLFDPYDAKDKSIVIVGGGDSAVEAAIACSHYAKEVNLVHRGKEFQRPKEENVISLEKKVQEGKIKLLLETEVTEISEQNVFVKTQQSSVKLKSDLVYVLIGTTPPISFLKKIGIKIQNEKSILDWVGFSALFSFAGLAYFGKASFYGPGWFSPLATAFLSVSVLSLFLFGYLKWNQGIGTLRPWVLIRNTYLLLAFSYFLFVYLGATYFGYTIFSKYPSFHYTLLYSLTILVFGIRRIMVRKTDYIFYQTLSLIFIQIFFLFLLPELVLPALGDLGYLGNPDGYIRTEIFPNDAYWKAYGFILAWPLSMGVLYDGGITNFWLGYGLFFSFGFIPFLVYRYGKGAYCGWICSCGGLAETLGDEHRQKMPHGKWAYRLEHSGQYILFAAFLLTALKLIGVYGKLIDPSLEISESIADSVKWIYDIVVDIGLAGVVGVGFYFLFSGRIWCRMFCPLASLMHIYAKFSRFRIFSEKKRCISCNICTKNCHQGIDVMGYASRGIPMDSVQCVRCSACVSLCPTDVLEFGQLTSSGVFYDTLQAKLRK